Proteins encoded within one genomic window of Candidatus Bathyarchaeota archaeon:
- a CDS encoding phosphopantetheine adenylyltransferase produces MKKFRLVGVGGTFDELHKGHLALLNKAFEVGESVWIGLVTDDFAKRLLKNHEIAPYSERLEELTRYLEGMGFGGRFKVTPIDDPYGPAAISGELEAIVVSQETEPMAHRINEARKSYGLAPLEVVVINMVPAENHIPISSTRIRLGEIDREGRLLRPRGSANL; encoded by the coding sequence TTGAAGAAGTTTAGGCTTGTAGGCGTGGGCGGAACATTTGACGAGCTTCACAAGGGGCATTTGGCATTGCTGAACAAGGCTTTCGAGGTCGGAGAGAGTGTTTGGATAGGTCTCGTCACCGATGATTTCGCAAAGCGGCTTCTGAAGAACCATGAGATCGCACCATACTCTGAGCGGCTTGAGGAGTTAACACGTTATCTTGAAGGGATGGGTTTTGGTGGGCGTTTTAAGGTTACACCCATAGATGATCCATATGGGCCTGCAGCCATCAGCGGCGAGCTGGAGGCAATCGTTGTCAGTCAGGAGACCGAGCCCATGGCGCACAGGATAAACGAGGCCAGAAAGTCGTATGGTCTGGCGCCTCTCGAGGTTGTTGTAATCAATATGGTTCCAGCCGAGAATCATATACCAATCTCCTCGACTAGAATTAGGCTTGGAGAGATAGATAGAGAGGGACGCCTATTAAGGCCCCGCGGATCCGCTAACCTTTAA
- a CDS encoding ECF transporter S component: protein MHEIESMREGQNQEKSVAVGEMYSSMSNALKLSLISINAALYAVAISVTSPIPTPWGVGHFRPGVVIPAFFSLVFGPLVGGLGAAIGCFIGDFALSFFGLTNPLLSLIAGVPGNFFGFYLLGWLITKNRSLSYFIIANLIALIVGNLIAALGVLAYFWFIVPDWAVWPLELKATVVSGLTIFWVTTMVIFVVPLVPILVAYIEPRLERIGVKGLYNLEWNESSCLLRSSGFVAAFLALIYFVVTFVPGGKNLFAGVVPPELILISAVIVLISGALFAVYAKKIVKPET from the coding sequence TTGCATGAGATCGAGAGCATGAGGGAAGGGCAAAATCAGGAAAAAAGCGTTGCGGTAGGGGAAATGTACTCCTCCATGTCGAATGCACTTAAATTATCACTGATATCCATCAACGCCGCACTTTATGCCGTGGCTATATCTGTTACATCTCCGATTCCGACGCCATGGGGGGTGGGCCACTTTAGACCCGGCGTAGTTATACCGGCGTTCTTTTCTCTCGTCTTCGGCCCGCTGGTTGGAGGCTTAGGCGCCGCTATAGGCTGCTTTATTGGAGACTTTGCACTCTCATTCTTCGGTTTAACAAACCCGTTACTTAGTCTTATAGCAGGAGTTCCAGGAAACTTTTTTGGCTTCTATCTTCTTGGATGGCTCATAACCAAGAACCGGTCACTCTCCTACTTCATTATTGCTAACCTTATAGCCTTGATCGTTGGAAATCTCATAGCCGCACTCGGAGTCCTAGCATATTTTTGGTTCATAGTTCCAGACTGGGCTGTATGGCCACTAGAGCTTAAAGCCACTGTAGTATCAGGACTCACAATCTTCTGGGTGACGACAATGGTGATATTCGTTGTCCCACTTGTTCCTATCCTTGTTGCCTACATAGAGCCTAGGCTCGAGAGAATAGGAGTTAAAGGGCTCTATAATCTTGAATGGAATGAATCCTCCTGCCTGCTTAGATCGTCCGGGTTTGTTGCAGCATTTTTAGCACTTATATATTTTGTGGTCACGTTTGTTCCCGGTGGAAAAAATCTCTTCGCTGGAGTAGTCCCGCCTGAACTAATACTGATCTCTGCGGTAATAGTCCTCATTTCCGGCGCATTATTCGCGGTCTATGCAAAGAAGATTGTTAAACCAGAAACCTAA
- a CDS encoding FGGY-family carbohydrate kinase — translation MILGVDIGASTVKQILLDGSEIIFKGFCELSGETFDLKSLQNIISEAERRYEIKLVALSGGGSRMINESPLGKTVIKVDEISAIGIGGLRLTGKDKGLVVSAGTGTAMVAVYENGRIIKHVGGTGVGGGTLLGLSRKLIGVGDFSLLERIASQGRAGKVDLTVCDIAGGPVGIIPADATASNFGKVSADSSKEDIAAGIFNMVSQVIGVLAAMAAKAYGLENDVILTGGLARSKLITQNVTTTANLFGVKVNVPKDPEYCAAVGAAHYALTKKLDEKDENIMRTKIGSDDRCFSVKF, via the coding sequence TTGATCTTGGGAGTAGACATTGGTGCGAGCACCGTAAAGCAGATTCTCCTAGATGGATCGGAGATTATTTTTAAGGGATTCTGCGAATTAAGCGGTGAGACCTTCGATCTGAAGAGTCTTCAGAACATAATCTCCGAGGCTGAGCGAAGATACGAAATCAAACTGGTGGCGCTCTCAGGCGGAGGTTCTAGAATGATTAATGAAAGTCCCCTAGGAAAGACAGTGATAAAAGTGGATGAAATATCGGCTATAGGAATAGGCGGCTTGCGATTAACGGGAAAGGATAAGGGGCTGGTCGTGAGTGCTGGTACAGGAACCGCAATGGTCGCCGTCTATGAAAATGGAAGAATCATAAAGCATGTTGGAGGGACGGGCGTAGGCGGCGGAACTCTGCTCGGTCTTTCTAGGAAATTGATCGGCGTAGGTGACTTCAGTCTGCTTGAGAGAATCGCCTCTCAGGGGAGAGCGGGAAAAGTGGACCTAACAGTCTGTGACATTGCAGGTGGACCAGTAGGAATAATCCCCGCAGATGCAACAGCCTCAAATTTTGGAAAGGTTTCAGCTGACTCGTCTAAGGAAGATATTGCAGCAGGCATATTTAATATGGTTTCGCAGGTCATTGGGGTTCTCGCCGCCATGGCTGCAAAGGCATATGGGCTGGAGAATGATGTGATTCTCACCGGGGGACTGGCAAGGAGTAAGCTAATCACGCAAAACGTTACAACGACGGCTAATCTCTTCGGCGTTAAGGTCAATGTGCCAAAAGACCCTGAATACTGCGCGGCGGTCGGCGCGGCGCATTATGCTCTAACCAAAAAATTAGATGAAAAAGATGAGAATATCATGAGAACAAAAATAGGCTCTGATGATAGATGCTTTAGCGTAAAGTTTTAA
- a CDS encoding DNA-directed RNA polymerase subunit H, whose protein sequence is MELVPPNFPSFDIFEHFLVPKHEILSPEEKEEVLKKYKVEPYQLPLIKVSDPIAKVIGARVGDLVKITRKSPTAGEYISYRYVVEG, encoded by the coding sequence ATAGAACTTGTTCCACCAAACTTCCCCTCATTCGATATATTTGAGCATTTTCTCGTCCCCAAACATGAGATACTTTCGCCCGAGGAGAAGGAGGAAGTCCTCAAGAAATACAAGGTTGAACCTTATCAGCTGCCCCTTATAAAGGTATCGGATCCAATCGCTAAAGTGATAGGGGCTAGGGTCGGCGATCTCGTAAAGATCACTCGAAAAAGCCCGACAGCTGGCGAGTATATTTCTTACCGATATGTGGTTGAGGGTTAA
- a CDS encoding Zn-ribbon domain-containing OB-fold protein: protein MENVVSPLTIEQFYKFIGEKKLMAAECKHCGLKIIPPKPICPKCDSREMGWTEIKTRGKLITYTVIYVAPEEFQHLAPYVYGIVELEDGPRLPGIIKGLPNNDAEIGMELEVEFETTAPATWPQWPRYYFRPVKSKGEQ from the coding sequence ATGGAAAATGTTGTATCTCCTTTAACGATTGAGCAATTCTATAAATTCATCGGCGAGAAGAAGCTGATGGCAGCCGAGTGCAAGCATTGCGGCTTAAAAATCATACCGCCAAAACCGATTTGCCCTAAATGTGATTCCAGGGAAATGGGTTGGACCGAGATTAAGACTCGTGGGAAGCTCATAACCTACACCGTCATCTATGTTGCGCCAGAAGAGTTTCAACACTTAGCTCCATACGTCTATGGTATCGTCGAGCTCGAGGATGGACCTAGGCTTCCCGGCATAATAAAGGGCTTGCCGAACAATGATGCGGAGATAGGGATGGAGCTTGAGGTTGAATTTGAGACCACAGCCCCAGCGACATGGCCGCAGTGGCCTAGGTACTATTTTAGACCAGTAAAAAGCAAAGGCGAGCAGTAA
- a CDS encoding thiolase domain-containing protein produces MRGRPLAAVVTAGISRFGKMEDLTGRELFAEAVREAFDRCPNLNPRRDIKSMIIGVMSESFEHQGHLAPLASEWAGLLPVPSVRTEVACASSGAAIRLGIFSILSGLVDVVLVGGFEKMTKRSTAEATEYLGMAADFPFEQWNGVTFPGLFALMARAHMYRYGTTEEQMALIAVKNHHNGSLNPKAHMQKEVTVDKVLESRKIADPLKLYDCSLISDGASCAVLTRPEIAKKFTDDPIYIIGSGHGTDCLGLYERENLTSIKAARLAASEAYSMAGVKPQDIDVAEVHDCFTIAELIAYEDLGFCSEGEGGKFIEDGAPTLEGELPVNTSGGLKAKGHPVGATGVAQLYEIFLQLTGEADKRQVDDCQIGLTHNIGGSGATCFVHIYRR; encoded by the coding sequence ATGAGAGGAAGACCCCTTGCGGCAGTTGTGACGGCTGGTATTTCAAGGTTCGGTAAGATGGAGGATCTGACTGGGAGGGAGTTGTTTGCTGAGGCTGTTAGGGAAGCGTTTGATAGGTGCCCAAACCTCAATCCGAGAAGGGACATAAAATCAATGATTATTGGTGTTATGAGCGAGTCTTTTGAACATCAAGGCCATTTGGCTCCCCTTGCCTCAGAGTGGGCAGGGCTTCTACCCGTTCCATCTGTAAGGACTGAGGTTGCCTGCGCATCTTCGGGCGCCGCGATAAGGCTCGGGATCTTCAGCATTCTCTCCGGTCTAGTTGATGTCGTTTTGGTCGGCGGTTTCGAGAAGATGACAAAAAGGTCCACAGCAGAGGCGACCGAGTATCTGGGCATGGCCGCAGACTTCCCATTTGAGCAGTGGAATGGCGTCACATTCCCAGGGCTCTTCGCCTTAATGGCTAGGGCACATATGTACAGGTATGGGACTACTGAGGAGCAGATGGCTCTTATAGCTGTTAAAAATCATCATAATGGGAGCCTGAATCCCAAGGCGCACATGCAAAAAGAAGTTACGGTTGACAAGGTTCTTGAATCAAGAAAGATCGCTGATCCACTCAAGCTATACGACTGCTCACTGATCTCAGATGGAGCTAGCTGCGCAGTTCTTACCAGGCCTGAGATCGCGAAGAAGTTCACGGATGATCCCATATACATAATAGGGTCCGGACATGGAACCGACTGCTTAGGTCTTTATGAGAGGGAAAATTTGACAAGCATCAAAGCGGCTAGGTTAGCAGCAAGCGAGGCATATTCTATGGCAGGGGTCAAGCCTCAGGATATTGACGTAGCCGAGGTGCATGATTGCTTCACAATAGCGGAGCTCATCGCATATGAGGATCTTGGCTTCTGCAGTGAAGGGGAGGGAGGGAAATTCATTGAGGACGGCGCACCAACGCTTGAAGGCGAGTTGCCCGTCAATACGAGTGGCGGCCTCAAGGCTAAGGGGCATCCGGTAGGCGCAACTGGCGTCGCTCAGCTATACGAAATCTTCCTACAGTTAACTGGAGAGGCAGATAAGAGGCAGGTGGACGATTGCCAAATAGGGTTAACACATAATATAGGCGGTAGCGGCGCAACATGCTTTGTGCACATTTATAGGAGGTGA
- a CDS encoding UPF0175 family protein, giving the protein MALKPLAVRIPEEIEKEIQEVVEREGLDKATVVRTLLELGIGEWRKQTALELLRDGKVTFAKAAEMAKLSLWEFGDLVKQRNVEWVRYSPEEIEEDFKEASAAAE; this is encoded by the coding sequence TTGGCTCTTAAGCCTTTAGCCGTAAGAATCCCAGAAGAAATAGAGAAGGAGATTCAAGAAGTGGTTGAACGAGAAGGTTTGGATAAGGCTACGGTTGTTAGGACGCTTCTTGAGTTGGGTATTGGTGAATGGCGTAAACAAACAGCCCTAGAGCTGCTACGTGATGGAAAAGTAACTTTTGCTAAGGCTGCTGAGATGGCTAAGCTTTCCCTTTGGGAGTTTGGCGACTTGGTGAAGCAGCGCAATGTTGAGTGGGTTAGATATTCGCCAGAAGAAATTGAGGAGGATTTTAAAGAGGCTTCTGCGGCGGCAGAGTAG
- a CDS encoding DUF3368 domain-containing protein, with protein MKPLVFNSTPLIYITKIGLSRIFEELEGEKLTSPRVKCEVVDEGKRKGIADAIILERLFQKYVFKIVKPGNASLLETLLQTRGLHVTDAEVLVIAKERGGIAVIDDEVTRKTAKIYGMAYAGTPYILVKAFSQGLTTKEKTKQAINDMVFAGWRCSIETYAKIMESLEKL; from the coding sequence ATGAAGCCGCTTGTGTTCAATTCGACTCCATTAATTTATATAACGAAGATTGGGTTGAGCAGAATTTTTGAAGAATTAGAAGGCGAAAAGTTAACTTCTCCTAGAGTTAAATGTGAGGTTGTGGATGAAGGCAAGCGTAAGGGCATCGCAGATGCAATCATTTTAGAAAGACTATTTCAAAAGTATGTTTTTAAGATTGTGAAACCTGGAAATGCAAGCCTCTTGGAAACCCTTTTGCAAACGAGGGGTCTTCATGTGACTGATGCTGAAGTTTTAGTTATAGCGAAAGAACGCGGCGGAATAGCCGTAATAGATGATGAAGTTACACGAAAGACGGCAAAAATTTATGGGATGGCTTACGCTGGGACCCCGTACATTTTGGTTAAGGCGTTTTCTCAAGGGCTCACTACAAAGGAAAAGACGAAACAGGCGATAAATGATATGGTTTTCGCTGGGTGGAGATGCAGCATTGAAACTTACGCGAAAATTATGGAAAGCCTAGAAAAGCTGTGA